A genomic region of Staphylococcus roterodami contains the following coding sequences:
- a CDS encoding DUF3800 domain-containing protein, with protein MINIYCDESCHIQNDVANIMVLGALSVDSKDKISIVDSFRKIKREFNIKESVELKWTKASKSKLGMYKKLIDLFFNESLCFRVVIAHNKKELSFSSGDDYNTWYYKMYFLLLGKMINNPNEQYKILLDIKDTLGAPKVQFLHEVLCNNIYDFKKDVIKEMHQIDSRRNDLLQLCDILIGIFSYDRRNLQSSPIKTEIVNYFKKKAGNSFNGTSPDESKLNVFDWGEK; from the coding sequence ATGATTAATATATATTGTGATGAAAGTTGTCATATACAAAACGATGTTGCAAATATTATGGTCTTAGGCGCTTTATCAGTTGATTCTAAGGATAAAATTAGTATAGTAGATTCATTTAGAAAGATAAAAAGAGAATTTAATATTAAAGAGTCTGTTGAATTAAAATGGACTAAAGCATCAAAGAGTAAACTTGGTATGTATAAAAAACTTATTGATTTATTTTTCAATGAAAGTTTATGTTTTAGGGTAGTAATTGCACACAATAAAAAAGAATTATCATTTTCTTCTGGCGATGATTATAATACATGGTATTATAAAATGTATTTTCTATTACTAGGCAAAATGATTAACAACCCTAATGAGCAATATAAGATATTACTAGATATTAAAGATACTCTTGGAGCTCCCAAAGTGCAATTTCTTCATGAAGTATTATGCAACAACATTTATGATTTTAAAAAAGATGTGATTAAAGAAATGCATCAAATTGACTCTAGAAGAAATGACTTACTTCAATTATGCGATATTTTAATTGGTATTTTTTCATATGATAGAAGAAATTTACAGTCTTCTCCTATTAAAACCGAAATAGTTAACTATTTCAAAAAAAAGGCTGGTAATAGTTTTAATGGCACAAGCCCAGATGAAAGCAAGCTAAATGTTTTTGATTGGGGAGAAAAATAA
- a CDS encoding site-specific integrase has translation MWVREITKNNNTAYRYLERYTDPLTGKYKTVSVTRNKNNVRSQKDAQLALNKIIEQRLKHNSTKQLENLTFHDACDEWLEHYKTHSGSKPTTIKEKTSNVNTVKNAIDSKVLISKITHTYLQDIINEWAKSHSIGHVQSLVIVIRSVFKYAFKYYDLHDISVLDKIDIPKKAKTRNELQAKRNNYLEDSEVKELLQCFDYLIKHKRHATRKRNYEMIKALVEFQINNGMRIGELLAIKTDNIGIENKTLEIDGTINWVTDTETGAFGVKETTKTSKSYRTIGLTTQSINLLKKLMLENKKENQWNAKFIDRGYIFTNTAGSPIDLNKVNNIIKEATDISSINKRVTTHTLRHTHISTLAQLGINLKAIQERVGHSDYKTTLEIYTHVTDQMAKDMMNKLERIGG, from the coding sequence ATGTGGGTTCGTGAAATCACTAAAAACAACAATACTGCCTATCGCTATTTAGAGCGCTATACAGACCCTTTAACTGGTAAGTATAAAACAGTATCAGTTACACGTAACAAGAACAATGTGCGCAGTCAGAAAGACGCTCAATTAGCATTAAACAAAATCATTGAGCAACGTCTTAAACATAACAGTACAAAACAACTTGAAAACTTAACATTCCATGATGCATGCGATGAATGGTTAGAGCATTACAAGACACATTCAGGCTCAAAGCCAACGACTATTAAAGAAAAGACAAGTAATGTTAATACAGTCAAAAATGCTATTGATAGTAAAGTGCTTATCAGCAAGATTACGCACACCTACTTACAAGACATCATTAATGAATGGGCTAAATCACATAGTATTGGCCATGTTCAGTCTCTTGTTATTGTTATCCGTTCCGTTTTCAAATATGCGTTTAAATATTATGATCTTCACGATATTAGTGTGTTAGATAAAATAGATATACCTAAGAAAGCCAAAACCAGAAACGAACTTCAAGCTAAACGTAATAACTATTTAGAAGATAGCGAAGTAAAGGAGTTACTTCAATGCTTCGACTATCTAATTAAACATAAGCGTCATGCTACACGTAAACGTAACTATGAAATGATAAAAGCATTAGTAGAATTTCAAATTAACAATGGAATGCGCATTGGCGAACTCCTAGCAATCAAGACAGACAATATAGGTATTGAGAATAAAACACTAGAGATTGATGGCACAATCAACTGGGTTACTGATACAGAAACTGGAGCATTTGGCGTTAAAGAAACAACTAAGACAAGTAAGAGTTATCGAACAATAGGCCTCACAACTCAAAGTATTAATTTACTTAAAAAGCTCATGCTAGAAAATAAAAAAGAAAATCAGTGGAATGCTAAATTCATAGATAGAGGTTATATATTTACTAACACTGCTGGTAGCCCTATTGACTTAAATAAGGTGAATAATATTATTAAAGAAGCTACTGATATAAGTTCAATTAACAAGCGTGTGACAACGCACACATTACGTCATACACACATATCTACACTTGCGCAATTAGGAATTAACCTAAAAGCGATACAAGAGCGTGTAGGTCACTCAGACTATAAAACCACCCTAGAAATATACACACACGTAACTGATCAGATGGCAAAAGATATGATGAATAAATTGGAAAGAATTGGGGGATAG
- a CDS encoding helix-turn-helix domain-containing protein, with product MTFGEILKKERVSWKLSVKELSTLSGVSQTYISKLENGKRNFPSLETIFNLLIGFKTHIEYKMGSESPFYEINNSYLDEILIMFINSSNSTISDRDPNELITKFNEYYDVTIKNKQNENSKIESDIFSNKVKLVKGTTKKEVIEKPYFDLNWLLTQNEYEVFFDRSFLLDNNFLNKKHFTEKDMYYYNVLNDNDLKTIKDLIVVFLLNKYNYIKNKDDFFNIFTNSEDDKTKRDALYKFLYETD from the coding sequence ATGACTTTTGGTGAAATATTAAAAAAAGAAAGAGTGAGTTGGAAGCTTTCGGTTAAAGAACTCTCTACTTTATCAGGCGTTTCGCAAACATATATAAGTAAATTAGAAAACGGAAAAAGAAATTTCCCTTCTTTAGAAACAATTTTCAATTTACTAATAGGCTTTAAAACACATATCGAATATAAAATGGGGAGTGAAAGCCCGTTTTATGAAATCAATAATAGTTACTTAGATGAAATTCTTATAATGTTTATAAACTCATCTAATAGCACTATTAGCGATAGAGATCCCAATGAACTTATTACAAAATTCAATGAATATTATGATGTTACAATTAAAAATAAACAGAACGAAAACTCAAAAATTGAAAGTGATATATTCAGTAATAAAGTCAAATTGGTTAAAGGGACTACAAAAAAAGAAGTTATAGAAAAGCCTTATTTTGACTTAAATTGGCTACTTACTCAAAATGAATATGAAGTGTTTTTTGACAGAAGCTTTCTCTTAGATAATAATTTTTTAAATAAGAAGCATTTCACAGAAAAAGATATGTATTATTACAACGTTTTAAATGATAACGATTTAAAGACAATTAAAGATTTAATCGTTGTATTTTTACTTAATAAATACAATTACATTAAAAACAAGGATGATTTTTTTAATATCTTTACAAACTCGGAAGATGATAAAACTAAAAGAGACGCCTTATATAAATTTTTATATGAAACAGATTGA
- a CDS encoding helix-turn-helix transcriptional regulator: MNNNLSLLMGKHRVTASKLSTVTGISRTSIHGLYHERTENPDTKTVMKLCEYFGVTPNEFFGINEKKEVK; the protein is encoded by the coding sequence TTGAATAATAATTTAAGTTTGTTGATGGGGAAACATAGAGTTACGGCATCAAAACTTAGCACGGTAACTGGTATTTCCAGAACATCAATACATGGCTTGTATCACGAACGTACTGAAAATCCAGATACAAAAACAGTTATGAAGTTATGTGAATATTTCGGTGTAACACCAAATGAATTTTTTGGAATTAATGAAAAAAAGGAGGTTAAATAA
- a CDS encoding helix-turn-helix domain-containing protein, whose product MPRTKLQDFPSKENTVTEPEQVVVNPLFAKPNALASIFGISYSSVNRILKEWEKDSKGVDDLYYSLSSTMIVISIPRFEEYMKVRHKKWM is encoded by the coding sequence ATGCCTAGAACAAAGTTACAAGATTTTCCATCAAAAGAAAATACAGTTACAGAACCGGAGCAAGTTGTAGTAAATCCGTTGTTTGCAAAGCCTAATGCACTAGCTAGTATTTTTGGAATTTCATACAGTTCGGTCAATCGTATTTTAAAAGAGTGGGAAAAAGATTCTAAAGGTGTGGATGATTTATATTATTCACTATCATCAACAATGATAGTCATCAGTATTCCGCGATTCGAGGAGTACATGAAGGTGCGTCATAAAAAATGGATGTAG
- a CDS encoding pathogenicity island protein produces the protein MKMYLTYICLVSLLTILLLAISNMYVAFSVYAWLITLGCNLTGEIATCENK, from the coding sequence ATGAAAATGTACTTAACTTATATTTGCTTAGTTTCATTGTTAACAATTTTATTACTAGCAATATCTAACATGTATGTAGCTTTTAGCGTTTATGCTTGGCTAATAACTTTAGGATGTAATTTAACAGGAGAGATTGCAACGTGCGAAAACAAGTGA
- a CDS encoding pathogenicity island protein, translating to MRKQVIITKTVFGWYNIKDTQHNLMLNIPPKVFEQYFPDVSKDVQVACLEMDLPKITEIKNKKKVGS from the coding sequence GTGCGAAAACAAGTGATTATTACAAAAACAGTATTTGGCTGGTACAACATTAAAGATACTCAACATAATTTAATGTTAAATATACCGCCAAAAGTATTTGAACAGTACTTTCCTGATGTTAGTAAAGATGTTCAAGTTGCGTGTTTAGAAATGGATTTACCAAAAATTACAGAAATTAAAAATAAGAAAAAGGTAGGTAGTTAA
- a CDS encoding pathogenicity island protein gives MEIKQKYQLSKVVQILELVLYEKSKLYDNVSYRNEDAVFYEHALKLVHTGLFNVLAELDFKDEAFLILDEVTMTLSDVMKETQDVYRYSVIDDKGEHKHTTDRKGHVIGMLEWALDYIVGNIEVEVL, from the coding sequence ATGGAAATCAAACAAAAATATCAATTATCAAAAGTGGTTCAAATATTAGAATTAGTATTATACGAGAAAAGTAAGCTTTATGATAATGTTAGTTATCGCAATGAGGATGCAGTATTTTATGAACATGCTTTAAAGTTAGTTCATACTGGATTGTTCAATGTTCTTGCTGAATTAGATTTTAAAGATGAAGCGTTTTTAATTCTTGATGAAGTAACAATGACATTAAGCGATGTCATGAAAGAAACACAAGATGTTTACCGTTATAGTGTCATAGATGATAAAGGCGAACATAAACATACAACAGATCGCAAAGGACACGTGATTGGAATGTTAGAGTGGGCATTAGATTACATTGTGGGAAATATTGAAGTGGAGGTATTATAA
- a CDS encoding DUF1474 family protein — protein sequence MNWEISNIMCDIEVIKKKFEDLKLIQSWFINDVFGFNKLNTMEEVKRHGYAYEEHRIHNEQLHDLMHAYLNRFDELIERFHELEKASSENFDEESDDAQKLKITE from the coding sequence ATGAATTGGGAGATTAGCAATATAATGTGTGATATTGAAGTGATAAAAAAGAAGTTTGAAGATTTAAAGTTGATACAAAGTTGGTTCATTAACGATGTTTTTGGTTTTAATAAGTTAAACACAATGGAAGAAGTGAAGAGGCATGGATATGCATACGAAGAACACCGTATACACAATGAGCAACTGCACGATTTAATGCATGCATACTTAAATCGTTTTGATGAGTTAATAGAAAGATTTCATGAATTAGAAAAAGCATCATCTGAGAACTTTGACGAGGAATCAGATGACGCGCAGAAATTAAAAATCACAGAGTAA
- a CDS encoding primase alpha helix C-terminal domain-containing protein, with product MNEIKLEYDTRVSVVHYESLDSRSFKRFSKPKWNKLVNKLSVPIESNYKYARGVAVYGDIKDGTNNHGEIIEKHRNDKNVIYRDVIVLDYDEINDLKQLHDAISSVLSNVAWFWHTSFSHTTEQARIRLYIPLNERISADDYRKYTKVLANKIGHKVDEGSYQPSRCFALPVIQKGHIFIKRVNDCPIMDVDMLEQWSKEYEQSNDGPNIKGYTRRDSAYWRDIAFGVSEGERNSTLASITGYLLRRHVDPNLVYGLVSAWASVCKPPVNQSEVNNTFKSILKKDSKSS from the coding sequence ATGAATGAAATTAAATTAGAATATGACACACGTGTTTCAGTGGTACATTATGAAAGTTTAGACTCACGTTCATTTAAGAGATTTTCAAAACCTAAATGGAATAAGTTGGTTAATAAACTGTCTGTGCCTATAGAATCAAATTATAAGTATGCACGTGGTGTTGCTGTTTACGGTGATATTAAAGACGGTACAAATAATCACGGTGAAATTATCGAAAAGCATCGAAATGATAAAAATGTCATATATCGAGATGTGATTGTACTTGATTACGATGAAATAAATGATTTAAAGCAATTACATGACGCAATCAGCTCAGTTTTAAGCAATGTTGCATGGTTTTGGCACACATCGTTTAGCCATACAACTGAACAAGCTAGAATACGCTTGTATATCCCTTTGAATGAGCGGATAAGTGCAGATGATTATCGTAAATATACAAAAGTGTTAGCAAATAAAATTGGCCATAAAGTGGATGAAGGTTCATATCAGCCAAGTAGATGCTTTGCATTACCAGTTATTCAAAAAGGACACATATTTATTAAACGAGTGAATGACTGTCCAATTATGGATGTTGATATGCTCGAACAGTGGTCAAAAGAGTATGAACAATCAAATGATGGTCCTAATATCAAAGGGTACACACGACGTGATAGTGCGTATTGGCGAGATATAGCTTTTGGTGTAAGTGAGGGAGAGCGCAATTCAACATTGGCTTCAATTACAGGTTATCTTTTACGTAGGCATGTAGATCCAAACTTAGTTTATGGGTTAGTGAGTGCGTGGGCAAGTGTATGCAAACCACCTGTTAATCAAAGTGAAGTAAACAATACTTTTAAAAGTATTTTGAAAAAAGATAGTAAAAGCAGTTAG